The following proteins are encoded in a genomic region of Arachis ipaensis cultivar K30076 chromosome B02, Araip1.1, whole genome shotgun sequence:
- the LOC107627446 gene encoding probable LRR receptor-like serine/threonine-protein kinase At1g05700 isoform X1 produces the protein MLHSLFLLLGALSLLTLVIGQDQSGFISIDCGLPENFSYTEKNTGINYISDANFIDSGVSKTLSPEDRITHQQQFSYLRSFPNGVRNCYKINMTSGVDYLIRASFLYGNYDGLNKLPQFELHVGPNVWETVKFTNSSISVNYEIIYSSSQDHIHLCLANTGTGTPFISVIELRTLPNDTYSISIQSVGSLARVLRLDLGSITNLTYRLNETQKVQGEEEKGSFYLFFLIHNTHSLSHSFAHAPVTIDTIFLTQYSNLCAALNEIVLQ, from the exons ATGCTACATTCTCTTTTTCTCCTGCTTGGAGCTCTTTCTCTCTTAACACTGGTCATAGGGCAGGATCAATCAG GATTCATTAGCATAGATTGTGGATTACCTGAAAATTTTAGCTACACTGAAAAGAACACAGGAATCAATTATATTTCAGATGCTAATTTCATTGATTCCGGTGTGAGTAAGACTCTATCGCCTGAAGATAGGATTACTCATCAACAACAATTTAGTTACCTAAGGAGTTTCCCTAATGGTGTGAGAAACTGTTACAAAATAAACATGACAAGTGGTGTTGATTATTTAATCAGAGCTAGTTTCTTGTACGGAAACTATGATGGTCTTAATAAACTCCCACAATTTGAACTTCATGTTGGACCAAATGTGTGGGAAACAGTGAAATTCACAAACTCATCAATCAGCGTAAACTATGAGATCATCTACTCTTCATCACAGGATCATATACATCTCTGTCTCGCTAACACAGGCACTGGGACACCGTTTATTTCGGTAATAGAATTGAGGACTTTGCCAAATGATACTTACAGCATTAGCATACAGTCGGTTGGATCATTGGCACGTGTCCTAAGACTAGATCTCGGTTCCATCACCAACTTAACATACAG GTTGAATGAAACTCAAAAGGTTCAAGGAGAAGAGGAAAAAggaagtttttatttattttttcttatacaCAACACACACTCACTTAGTCACTCATTTGCACACGCTCCTGTTACTATAGATACTATATTCCTCACTCAATACTCAAATCTTTGTGCAGCTCTCAATGAGATAGTTTTGCAATGA
- the LOC107627447 gene encoding uncharacterized protein LOC107627447, protein MTGLMKKYGIIPKVATAYHSQTNGQAEVSNREIKRILEKMVKAHRRDWSSRLGDALWAYRTAYKTPIGMSPFWLIYGKACHLPIEVEHKTYWDVKECNSGLGGARVERKLQLEELECIRLEAYKNSRLYKEKVKAVHDRNIRRREFRAGDQVLYNSRLRLMSGKLRSRWDGPYVVEKVESYGVVHLSHPSNPTFFKVNGHHLKLYHGAKVKNNKVLEIFLLKDPAKEED, encoded by the coding sequence atgACAGGTTTGATGAAGAAATATGGCATTATTCCCAAGGTGGCTACGGCTTATCATTCCCAAACAAATGGCCAGGCCGAAGTGTCTAATAGAGAAATTAAGCGCATACTCGAGAAGATGGTTAAAGCTCATAGGAGGGATTGGAGCTCTAGGCTTGGAGATGCGCTATGGGCTTATCGGACGGCTTACAAGACACCGATTGGCATGAGTCCATTCTGGCTAATCTACGGAAAAGCTTGTCACCTTCcgatagaggtggaacacaagactTATTGGGATGTGAAGGAATGTAATTCCGGATTGGGAGGAGCCAGAGTTGAAAGGAAATTACAATTGGAAGAATTGGAGTGCATTCGGTTAGAAGCTTATAAAAACTCAAGGCTCTATAAAGAAAAGGTGAAGGCGGTACATGATCGGAACATCAGgagaagagagtttagagctGGAGATCAAGTCCTCTATAACTCCAGATTGAGATTGATGTCGGGCAAATTAAGGTCAAGATGGGATGGACCAtatgtggtggagaaggttgaatcATATGGTGTAGTCCACTTGAGCCATCCCTCAAACCCTACATTCTTCAAGGTTAATGGCCACCATTTAAAACTTTACCATGGTgcaaaagtgaagaacaacaaggTGCTGGAGATATTTCTCTTGAAAGACCCAGCCAAGGAAGAGGATTGA